atcatggttattcatattatcatcatgcttattcatatcatcatcatggttattcatattatcatcatggttattcatattatcatcatggttattcatattatcaccttgatcattcatattatcatcatgTTTATTCATATTACCACCTTGATCATTCATATTACCACCTTGATCATTCACAATAcgatttattatttcccCCTTTTTCAATTCCCTTTTTAGTTGTCTCTCCAGATTATTTTCCTGACCCgaatacatataaaaataaaaatcaaTATACGAAAAAAATTCCTCCAGAAATTTTGTGATGACTAGATTAGATGAATAGTCCgatttctttaaaaaataatataacattaatttgtgaaaaaaaacatttgGATATAAatcctttttattaaaaacaaaattttcGATTTTACCAGGTCTTACTTGAAATCgttcttttaaaaaattatatatataaatataagaagaataatatttcaataaatataaaatatatataatcaattttaaattataagaCAAACtaatcatatttataaagaTATCACTATCCCAGTGGCATTTGAATACTAACTTTTcatttatcatatttataaataaatcaattttttgattataaaatgtatatcttaatatatatgagttttcattttctttcttCAACTTAATTAATGATAGCAaattagatatatttttattttgttgaTAATTGGTATGGTCATCCATTTGGTCATTTTGCACATGATCATCCATTCGGTCATTTTGCACATGATCATCCATTTGGTCATTTTGCACATGATCATCCATTTGGTCATTTTGCACATGATCATCCATTTGGTCATTTTTTACACTATCATCCATTGGACCATTTTTTACATGATCATCCATTTGGTCATTTTTTACACTATCATCCATTGGACCATTTTTTACACTATCATCCATTTGAtcaaatttaatatttccaTTTATATCTTGACATTTCAACTCATCctttataaaatgaagatcaaaaaaataatccAACAATAAATCATGTATGTTTATAACACCTGTCTTATAAGCATACTCACTTTTTTCTAAGGAATCacttaaataatatacGTGCTTCCTAGATATGAGTAGAGTCGTATCATCATCACAAGTACAAAAAATTTTCAGTATAGAAAATAGAAAGAATACAATACAATAGCCAATTTTGTTATACCAACTTTctatatgaatataataaggattataagataaaatattttttatttttttcttcataaaataacatattacatattcataatacgatagaatatttttaaaaataatattttttttttttttttttttattagaAAAATAACTAAATGGCCACATAAAAACTTGAATATTTCCATTCAAattattcaaaataaattttaaaataattttatttttattcttttcatttataaaaatggatgcattttttttcttttttttaaaatatgtatatataatagaatCCGTTAAGTCCATATCATATAATTGGATATCCAAATGTAAAATCccatcatcatcatttaaTGTGTAATTATAACAAGAAGGTGTATattcaatattattatttttaaataatttatataattgaatttttttttttttataattataagaattatattGATTTATACAACCTTTGTAAAATTCTAAAATTTGAATGCTACAATAAAAATGACTaatcttatatatttcataaaatatatcacTAAGTTGTAGCTGTGCTTTTTTCGTACTTACATTTTGTAGATAATGTTTTTCAATACTACCATTTTTTTGGTAACTACCTCTTTCTTTctttgtttcttttttaagaatattatttataaaattatctAAATCGTTATTCTTATCATTACCATGATGGGAATTATCGCTATCATGGGAATCATCGCTATCATAAGAATCATCGCTATCATGAGAATCATCGCTATCATAggaattattattaccatatgatttattattaccataCGATTTATTACTACCATACGATTTATTACTACCATACGATTTATTAATTCCATACGATTTATTAATTCCATACGATTTATTACTACCATTATATTTCTCATCACTCATTTTATCATACACATGTTGGTCCTCATTAACGTCGGCACACGGAGGAAGATCCCCCTCAAACATTTTTGCTCCttctattttttcattaatttcCTCCTGAGAGGTTATATAATTACTATAACACTGTTGCTGCTTTTGAAGCAGATGATAATTTATCAGGTTGCTTAATATAAGATTGTGCGATTTACCCAAATTCATAGTGTccaaaaataatatgtcgacatctaatatttttacatttaaaaaGTCACTAATCAGAGATATCCTAacttcatttattatttctaaaTCTAATATACCACGGGAGAATATAAAATccacttttttttttggtatgttagatatataataattaattaaaaatccatctattattctttttttcaaaatattcatttgatatttatttaatgtaGGTAAAAAACATTCATTCGGATTTTTTAAAATCtctttaaataataatggaAATCTAGTATATCTTTTTGTTGCTAAAATATCTATAgcacataatatattattttcatttatcTGTAGAGGAATTGTTTTTAACTTggttaaatatatatcataattatatttagtttttaattcttcatACGTTTGTTTACTTTccaaaatatatttaattaaatcATTCATTTCTTTATACCGTTCTCGAAATTTATCTAAttctaatatttttaaaaaacatTCTCGCATATGTCTACAATATTGTATTAATGCACTTCGTAAATAATCAAAGTTTTCTCCGCTATCATTATCTACCCTctcacaaaaaaaaaaccaaTCATTGATCGCCCTCTTAGctatcttttttaaaagaagTCCATAACTTACACATTTGTAATCTTTGTATTCATCATGCTCATCAGATTCCATCATTATTCACttctttttaaaacaaaaacaaaaaaaaaaaaaaaaaaaaaaacacttattatttttatttataccatgcacaaaaaaatatatatttactttttttatatatattacatattattatgttaacattattattaatggCATATGGTTCTCTTTTTCATCACACCATTCTTCGtacaaatataaacatatcACACAATTgtaatatgatatatatatatatatgtataatacCTTAAAATGTGTTCAatgaatttattatatatatatatatatatatttatatttatatttatatatgcatttttttttttttttttttttttttaaaaagaattgttatatctatatgtatatatattaaataatactttttccaaaacaaaattataagCTTAATTCATTACAGggtattataattaaatataaaattttgtCAGTTCACtctattaatatatataatatatatttatatatataaatatttatatatatgtataatacATCCCGACCAATTggattatttatttcattatatataggcttaaaaagaaaaggaaatCTTCTCAACATTAATattcatacatataaatacctattctcattattttaaaagtttcatgttttttttcaacaaataaaaagaaaaaaaaaaaattaaataaataaataaataaaatatatatatatatattatattaatgaCAAATTCAAAAAAGCAAAACagatatttatttatatatataaacaaaaatacGAGAATTTGATGATACAGggaaataaaagaataaataataaagaatatatatatataatattttttataagttATTAACTCAAAAGGGGGTTAAAAGAAAAGGTGaaagcaaaaaaaaaaaaaaaaaaaaaaaaaaagagaaaaattaaaaaattaaaaattaaaaattaaaaattaaaaaaatattttaaacgaaaacatatttattattatatatattttatattccacttattaataatgatatattttattatatacatataatatatctattatatatatatatatataatattaaaaatcTCCTAcaatttatttgtattctcttttttttcatgtatatatataacatatataataatttttttataatattagaGGAAAGaattatgtataaaacataaaaaaaaatatatactttataaaaaaaataacatatgAAATATACATTAGTAATCAAATTGAGGataattatgtattatatatatgtatgtatttatttttatatatttttttttttttgaaaaaaaatatacctAAATATGGTATTATCGAAATGGTTTTAACAATTTCAAgaaatatttgtatatatatatatatatatatatatatatatataattataatatatttatgatatatttataatatatttataatatatttataatatatttgtatatttcGATAATATGgttttaatttaataaggcgtttaacttttttttcatacttttaattatttcgtcatcttcattatatataccaGTTTGTATTAGTCTACTAATTTCACTCTTTAAATTTTCAATaactttattatttttgttgtcgtttattttttttgatacAACGTTAGATTTATCCTTTTCCATAACTAATTTTgtgttttttatttttttctcatccttggatatatatatattatttaattttttttttttgtctaCACATGAAAGAAGAGcctcttttttattacttaaggtattatctttaaatggtttattaatattattattattattattattattatgttgtTGTTTTGgttgtttttctttttgttgtttttctttttgttgtttttctttttgttcAGGATGattgtgtatatatatatgttgttCCATGAATGTATCCTTCTGAAGAAGattatcattttgtttttcatCTAAGATGTCCCAGCTTGACATATAATTATCCtcattttttgttttgaTATGTTTGGGCGATTgtgataatgataatatatgcattacatttttttcttctttgatttcttcatttaatatatattttatatcgttaatactttttaatatattatgaaattGTTGTTCTACTATTTCgttatttattaaatcatatatattttctagttgtataataaaattggATATATGTTGtaaacttttttttctatttttatatatcatttttatatatgattgcacattttcattatattttttagtatctaataataatagattatttttattattttccttgaaatattttaattcttgatttatttgttgaaaatatgttttacttattataacattttctttatgattatatttatttaacatatttttcatatgatctttttcttttaataaaattctattttcttttattaactttttataattatctcTTAATTCAtgattttcttttattacactttcatttaattcatttttttttaatctctccttaaatgtatataaagatttttcatacacatatttaatttttttcagttttttttctaacgaatatatttcttcatttaattctttgtcttttaattttaacatatttttattattaataatatttatttgttcttctttcatttttataataatttctttcaattcatttttcttcttttcaAATTCGCTTTTTCTTTCCTTTTCCATTATTTCATACTTCTTACTAAactttttaattaattgttcttcttttttcttcaaCATACTTCTCATAAcatcttcttctttttctttccATAATTTAAATTCGTATAAATTTTGGGGGATATTCTTTGTATTGAAATGTGTTGTGTTTACTGTATGACTTGATATGTTTCTAAAAGTACCATTGTAATTACTGTATATACTattcaaattattattactattattactattattattattgttgttcTTTTTTGTGTTCTTTTTTGTGTTGTTTTTTGTGTTGTTTTTTGTGTTTGtatccatatttttatttatatgagtcatcatattatttagtAATATGTCTTCCTTTAAACtaacatatatttcaaCATTAAGTTCGGATGTTAAATATTTCTCCTTAAAAACATTCAAATATAAACACACTTTgtaattaaatttataataatgtggAGCCTTCTTTTTGATATctatttcatttaattcgcttataatattgtttatatgaAATTCTCCAACTCCTATGTTTATTTCACTctctttttctttcatGTAAAGTTCaaaaaaaagttttttCCCCTCCAAATTATCGTACACTTCTTCTTCGTCCCTTACTTCAAAATTGTGGTTCACATAGCAATCTTTAAGTTCAATCtggaaaataaaaaaaaatatatataaatatatataagattatatatatgtgtaatatatatatatatatatatatatatatatatatatataattatttatttatttattatttttttttttttttttttttttttttttttNNNNNNNNNNNNNNNNNNNNNNNNNNNNNNNNNNNNNNNNNNNNNNNNNNNNNNNNNNNNNNNNNNNNNNNNNNNNNNNNNNNNNNNNNNNNNNNNNNNNNNNNNNNNNNNNNNNNNNNNNNNNNNNNNNNNNNNNNNNNNNNNNNNNNNNNNNNNNNNNNNNNNNNNNNNNNNNNNNNNNNNNNNNNNNNNNNNNNNNNNNNNNNNNNNNNNNNNNNNNNNNNNNNNNNNNNNNNNNNNNNNNNNNNNNNNNNNNNNNNNNNNNNNNNNNNNNNNNNNNNNNNNNNNNNNNNNNNNNNNNNNNNNNNNNNNNNattttttttttttttttttttttttttttttttttttttttttttttttttttttttttggcTAGTTGGAGCACCTTTGCGTTCTCGCGAAACAAATACAACTCCGATTTAAACTTCTCATCAAACAAATCGGATTccatttttaaataaaattcactttcatgtttttttcttttctctGCATATATATTGCTAAGCTCTAGTATGTGACAATTATTTACagatacaaaaaaattgCACGTCGTGTTACATATAGTATGTGGCATAACATTATGTAACATATTATACGTgaaattattcattttcGATGTCgtaatatcattatttacaACAATAGGAGATACAGCATCATTCATTATATCCTTATATAAAGTATCATTGTTATAATAAGATTCATCtatgttataattatcatgAATTATACTACCAGAGCTATAACCAAACGAATGAATACCGTTATTTATACTTGTACatgtatttaaaaatattgaaatGATACTAGCTctaatatttatttgtttatcattattattaattgAACTTATCgtatttaaattatatgttatttttttcgAGTCTTTATAAAACACCCATTGATCTTTAACTtcacttttatttttcatatgatCAAAGGCAAAAATACCTTTTTTATCAACATATAATTTGATGCCGTTAAAATGTAGGCAAAagttattaatataaaaataatcagctatctcttttatattatcgACTAATATTAAACTAAAATGACAGCCCGTGTTAAAATGGTGGTTACCATGGTATAATTTATCATTCTTAATATTATGCgtattattaatattgttcacattattcatattattcacattattcatattgttcacattattcacattattcacattattcatattattcatattattcatactGTCACTTACATCATCATATTGTTCCTCTTTATTTTCtctatataaaaattcttttttttcgttcatattattaatcATATTCTGATCTCTTAAACCTATTTGGATATCTCCCCTTGAATCATCATCACCCATTCTTACTTTTTCACTTACATTTTGTACGGTTTCTCCTATGACTACTTCTATATCATTATCTACAAAAAACTGCTTATTATATTGATTAAAATTgacatataaataaaatatactattcatatgaaataaatttaacacatgtttatatttatgatcATACTTTTCTAATttcatatgaatattattatcattctttaaatttattttttgtaaatcTTCTTTTTCAATTAAATGTTCTTCTAATTTTAAacatatagaaaatatCAAATCAGAacttatataaaaattacttatattttcatattttttgttttgtatatattcgaaatcatttattaaatcaCTAAATAAACATTTGAAATAAATACTTTCTTTGtcaaaatttaaattatcatGCATATCTACACTTTTTAGTAAATGaattttattcttatcCAACTTTTTCTCTTCATAAGAagataaatttttatttttcctttttaacACTTCTTCACAAgtataattatcattacaatagttatcattattatcactaTGATAGTTATCGTAATTTATCGTATCATCATcaatattatgataatttcttcttttattatcatcatcaaTATTTTGATAATCTCTTCTTTTATTCTCCTCgttattttgtttttcattCCTCTGTATAGCTTGTACATTATCTACATAATCATCCACATTTTCTTTCGtccttttttcttctttttttatttcaataaataattcaatATGCTCATACAAAAAATTAGCTATCTCATTTAAAGTACCGCTTATAACACAttcatattcatttttctttcgtttttttaaaagcccatgaaatttttttatgaaatatCCCTTAGAACTATTAGATGAATCAATATCATTCAAATCTGGTAAGTTTATAACAAAATCATCACATAAGCAATTATCATCCTTTTCTATATTCttcaaaattataaattttaagTTTAAATGCAcacatattatttcttcGTAATCCATTGAAGTGTactattttatatatatatatatacattttaaaaaaaaaaaaaaaaaaaaaaaaaaaaaaaaatttaaatatataatatatgaaaatatatttttttttttttttttttttttttttttttttttttttttttttaaaaaaaatttaaaatatgtacataaaaaaaaaaaaaaaaaaaaaaaaaaaaaaaaaaaaaNNNNNNNNNNNNNNNNNNNNNNNNNNNNNNNNNNNNNNNNNNNNNNNNNNNNNNNNNNNNNNNNNNNNNNNNNNNNNNNNNNNNNNNNNNNNNNNNNNNNNNNNNNNNNNNNNNNNNNNNNNNNNNNNNNNNNNNNNNNNNNNNNNNNNNNNNNNNNNNNNNNNNNNNNNNNNNNNNNNNNNNNNNNNNNNNNNNNNNNNNNNNNNNNNNNNNNNNNNNNNNNNNNNNNNNNNNNNNNNNNNNNNNNNNNNNNNNNNNNNNNNNNNNNNNNNNNNNNNNNNNNNNNNNNNNNNNNNNNNNNNNNNNNNNNNNNNNNNNNNNNNNNNNNNNNNNNNNNNNNNNNNNNNNNNNNNNNNNNNNNNNATGCAaagtatataattatttttaaaaaaagtctttataaaaaaattattttaaaaaattcggaaaatattatgtaaatttttAGATTTATATGCGTAACATATTTACTCAGAGAagagataaaaaaaaaaaaaaaaaaagagaaaaaaaaaatgtataatattatatataaatttatttatattatatatatataatatatatttttatgtaaattcaatattttattatttattataattaaagaaaataaaaacacTAAATAGtaagaaaatattactatgtaataatttaaatacatatatatatatatttgtatatacTAACATATTTCAAttcatatgtattataaaaCCATATTAGAAAAAAGAATTGTAAATTGTCTtacaattttatatgtatatttataaacatTAAAAACACAATCagaaattatttaatttttgatataatcctttttttttttttttttcaagctctcttatatttaaaagttTAGGTCTAAactttataattatatataatatatatataacaaccatgtatatatgtgtacTATACAGATTATAAAGATTCATAAActtatgtttataatatatcacGTTTAAGAAAAGAATTATACTTCAAGAACTATTTGTATTTCAAAGATATGatgaattaaaaagaaaaagcaatattttatatgtcccttttatatttcaatatatatatatatatatatatatatatatatttatatttatatttatatttatatttatatttatatttatatttatatttatatttatatttatatttatttatttatttatttatatatttatttatttttcgtgttttaattttgtttttttttatgttacaattcatataacaatattccaagaaaataataatattaatgaataataaaaagaaaaaaaaattaatagtaataataaaatacatagTAACGTAACCTTTATaaaacatacatataataatataaacatggataatatggatgaagagaataattttaattttccTGAAAGCAGTGAAGTAAACTATAACGAAGAATTCGCACAAATAAAAGTAGGACAACTTATTTCGGAAAAATACTTGGCtgattttataaataaagatatattttttataggtgaaattatgaatatagAAGGAAATGTAATCAACGTTAAATCAGTAAATGGTAAAATAATTcaagaaataaaagaattgaataaattataaacatatcaatatggatatatataaattatatatattttttttttttttctgaaCATGTTCatgtctttttttttcttttttttaatttttatctttttacCTGTACATATTCATgtaactttttttttttcatttccAGGTAATTATGTCGAttgtatattaaaagataataacTTTAATACGGATTCAAAGTATATTGGAATAAAAGGTATCGTATCAGatgatttaaaaattatagaaACGAGGGGTATTGTATTATTACAAGATATCAACTTTGAAATTGttaatgattatataaatatttctatGGAGAATAAAGATTCGGATGTTTTCATACCatcatattaaatatatctaaatgtagatataaaataagaggaataaaataaaattcattataattaaatagaatatttttttatatatttgtatgcatatatcttttatttctaatttatttcttatttatttcttatttatttcttatttattttttatttatttcttatttatttcttatttatttcttatttatttcttatttatttcttatttatttcttatttatttcttatttatttcttatttatttcttatttatttcttgtttttttttttcatgttatcttatttttgaaacaataagaaaaatataaatattaaaattgaaattatatatatatatattttacgcaatgttttttcaaaaaaatgtgtctatttttacattgtttttcttttttcgttttttgaaatacatttaaaaaaaaataatattttatatatttaaaaaattaaaaaatattatatatttttaattcagttttataaatatataacaatattttattattacaccatatataacatataggtagaaaaataaaaaaaaagttcctatatatatatatatatatatatatatatatatatatatatatcatacaaatttatattagTCTTAAAAGGGTAGGTACATATCTTCAGTCACTAAATTAATCCATACTgcaaaaataaaaaatgaaatcgtaatatgataaatgtatatatatatatatataataaaataaataagtatgataatttttttcttttttcatttaaacATACCATGGTGGTAATAAGCCGAATTGACATTTCTCATCAAGCCCAAAAATGCAAACTCCTTTccatttacatttatatttatttcttgtTGTGTTACTATaaaatttagaaaaaaaaaaaaaattataaattacattaaaataataataacgTATGAAGCTTTTCATAAGATTTAGATTGGTAGATACATATAGaacatttttcttttttttttattattaaaattttacaTAGTTTTAAAGCAAAAAGATGATTTAACAAATTGTGCAAAAATAGATAAAACGATATATGGGCTACTCCATATCCATATCCTTTAGATAACACATGTCCGCCACTTGAGACATATCCAATGATTTGCTTAgatgataaaataatttctGCTTCATTTTTTTGACTATTGTTagattttttattttcttcttttgATTGGTCTGTTGataatttttgtaaatttctaattttattccttttcattattttatttttatatttatgaattatggtttctttaattttttcgATATCTTCGTTTTTCTTGTGTTTGTTGTTAATTCGTTTGTGTATGACCCACTCAAGCAATTTTTTGGTATCAGCATGTtctacaaaaaaataaaaatataacacaataaaaatataattccCTACAGATATACAATGTATAAACGGTTCACATTATTTGTGAATCATGCTTTGTTAcaatatgatatatatatatatatatatatatatatatatatatatatgtaggATTAATCTATCCATCCTTTATCATATTGAATAACTTACTTATAAAA
The window above is part of the Plasmodium reichenowi strain SY57 chromosome 7, whole genome shotgun sequence genome. Proteins encoded here:
- a CDS encoding hypothetical protein (conserved Plasmodium protein, unknown function), which gives rise to MDNMDEENNFNFPESSEVNYNEEFAQIKVGQLISEKYLADFINKDIFFIGEIMNIEGNVINVKSVNGNYVDCILKDNNFNTDSKYIGIKGIVSDDLKIIETRGIVLLQDINFEIVNDYINISMENKDSDVFIPSY
- a CDS encoding Cg7 protein → MDYEEIICVHLNLKFIILKNIEKDDNCLCDDFVINLPDLNDIDSSNSSKGYFIKKFHGLLKKRKKNEYECVISGTLNEIANFLYEHIELFIEIKKEEKRTKENVDDYVDNVQAIQRNEKQNNEENKRRDYQNIDDDNKRRNYHNIDDDTINYDNYHSDNNDNYCNDNYTCEEVLKRKNKNLSSYEEKKLDKNKIHLLKSVDMHDNLNFDKESIYFKCLFSDLINDFEYIQNKKYENISNFYISSDLIFSICLKLEEHLIEKEDLQKINLKNDNNIHMKLEKYDHKYKHVLNLFHMNSIFYLYVNFNQYNKQFFVDNDIEVVIGETVQNVSEKVRMGDDDSRGDIQIGLRDQNMINNMNEKKEFLYRENKEEQYDDVSDSMNNMNNMNNVNNVNNVNNMNNVNNMNNVNNINNTHNIKNDKLYHGNHHFNTGCHFSLILVDNIKEIADYFYINNFCLHFNGIKLYVDKKGIFAFDHMKNKSEVKDQWVFYKDSKKITYNLNTISSINNNDKQINIRASIISIFLNTCTSINNGIHSFGYSSGSIIHDNYNIDESYYNNDTLYKDIMNDAVSPIVVNNDITTSKMNNFTYNMLHNVMPHTICNTTCNFFVSVNNCHILELSNIYAEKRKKHESEFYLKMESDLFDEKFKSELYLFRENAKIELKDCYVNHNFEVRDEEEVYDNLEGKKLFFELYMKEKESEINIGVGEFHINNIISELNEIDIKKKAPHYYKFNYKVCLYLNVFKEKYLTSELNVEIYVSLKEDILLNNMMTHINKNMDTNTKNNTKNNTKKNTKKNNNNNNSNNSNNNLNSIYSNYNGTFRNISSHTVNTTHFNTKNIPQNLYEFKLWKEKEEDVMRSMLKKKEEQLIKKFSKKYEIMEKERKSEFEKKKNELKEIIIKMKEEQINIINNKNMLKLKDKELNEEIYSLEKKLKKIKYVYEKSLYTFKERLKKNELNESVIKENHELRDNYKKLIKENRILLKEKDHMKNMLNKYNHKENVIISKTYFQQINQELKYFKENNKNNLLLLDTKKYNENVQSYIKMIYKNRKKSLQHISNFIIQLENIYDLINNEIVEQQFHNILKSINDIKYILNEEIKEEKNVMHILSLSQSPKHIKTKNEDNYMSSWDILDEKQNDNLLQKDTFMEQHIYIHNHPEQKEKQQKEKQQKEKQPKQQHNNNNNNNNINKPFKDNTLSNKKEALLSCVDKKKKLNNIYISKDEKKIKNTKLVMEKDKSNVVSKKINDNKNNKVIENLKSEISRLIQTGIYNEDDEIIKSMKKKLNALLN